Proteins encoded in a region of the Coffea eugenioides isolate CCC68of chromosome 4, Ceug_1.0, whole genome shotgun sequence genome:
- the LOC113769591 gene encoding tropinone reductase homolog At5g06060-like yields the protein MESTVGKISSRWSLSGMTALVTGGTRGIGCAIVEELAGLGAKVHTFSRKESELNERLQEWSSKGFKVTGSVCDASSREQRTQLIGEVSSIFNGKLNILVNNVGTGVFRQAEAFTAEEYNMIMSTNLDSGYHFSQLAYPLLKASGIGNIVFMSSVAGLVHVHHLSVYSMTKGAMNQLTKNLACEWAKDKIRVNSVAPWYIRTSLVEEKLSDKEYEERVESRTPMRRTGEPEEVSSLVAFLCLPAASYITGQVIAVDGGMTVYGFE from the coding sequence ATGGAAAGTACCGTAGGAAAAATTAGTTCAAGATGGTCTCTATCTGGAATGACAGCTCTGGTCACCGGTGGAACTCGAGGAATAGGGTGTGCAATCGTGGAGGAACTAGCCGGACTGGGAGCAAAAGTGCacactttttcaagaaaagaatCAGAACTGAATGAACGGTTGCAAGAGTGGTCCTCCAAGGGATTCAAAGTCACCGGTTCGGTCTGTGATGCATCTTCAAGAGAGCAAAGAACTCAGCTCATCGGAGAGGTCTCTTCCATCTTCAATGGGAAGCTCAATATCCTCGTCAACAATGTTGGAACAGGTGTATTCAGGCAAGCTGAAGCGTTCACTGCTGAAGAGTATAATATGATTATGTCTACAAATCTTGATTCTGGTTATCATTTCTCTCAACTCGCTTATCCGCTTCTGAAAGCATCTGGGATTGGGAACATCGTGTTCATGTCCTCAGTCGCAGGCCTGGTACATGTTCACCATTTATCTGTTTATTCAATGACAAAAGGTGCAATGAATCAACTCACCAAAAATCTGGCTTGTGAGTGGGCTAAAGATAAAATTCGGGTTAATTCTGTTGCGCCATGGTATATTAGAACCTCATTAGTTGAAGAGAAATTGAGTGACAAAGAATACGAGGAGAGGGTAGAATCAAGAACTCCTATGAGACGAACCGGAGAACCAGAAGAAGTCTCCTCCCTGGTTGCTTTCCTTTGTCTGCCGGCTGCTTCCTATATCACTGGGCAAGTTATCGCTGTGGATGGAGGAATGACTGTCTATGGATTTGAATAG